CCCTGCGGTTCTGAAATCCTTGATCCCATTGTTCCCCAGTATATATCCGATCTTATTTCATGGGCGGCCATCGGAGCCAGAACCACTGAATCCCAGACTCACAGAGAGTTGACCAGCGGTCTCTCTATGCCCGTAGGATTTAAGAATGGAACAGACGGAAGCATGGATGTGGCTATTAACGGCATTAAGTCTGCACAGCATCCCCATAGCTTCATAGGCATAGACAGAAAGGGACAGACCTGTGTTCTCAGTACTGCAGGAAATAAAACCGGCCATCCAATACTCAGAGGCGGAAAGAACGGTCCCAACTACTATGAAGAGATTATTGAAGATACCGAAGAGCTTCTGATCAAGGAAGGTCTGCAGCCTGCTCTGATGATAGACTGCAGTCATGAAAACTCCGGTAAGAAATACTTCAGACAGGAGAGAGTTATCAATTCTATAATGGATCAGCGCCGTAGAGGACGTAATTCTATTGTCGGATTTATGCTTGAGAGTAATCTGCATGAAGGAAATCAGCCTATCCCTGAAGACAAGAGTCAGCTGGCCTACGGTATCTCAATCACCGATGCCTGTATCTCTTTTGAATCTACTTCAGAACTTCTTTATTCTGCACACAAGATTCTCAATGTTCAGTAGTTTATGAAAATCTGAATCAGGAAAGTGGTACAACTCTCATTTTTGTATACATTTATTCAAAATTTGAGCTTATTACTTCTTGATGGAAAACATAAGAAATTCTATTCTTTTCACCGCAGTTATGAAATCAGAAATCTCAAATAATAAAAAAAATCCCGTTTATAACGGTGGTTCATCTACAGTTTCGATACTCTCAAAAATATGTCAGTTGGGCCGGCTCCTTCTGCAGGACAGGGATAACTGTCTTATAAGGCTTGAAAACCAGCCTCTTATCAACGGAGAGTCCTCAGCGTATACTCTTTCTCTCTCTTTCATAGATGATATGGTATTTGTTCTTGATGAGCAGATCAGATCTCTGAAGAGACAGCAGCTGACTCATTACCACTGGGTTCTTCATTTGGACAGCGCTGAGGATGCTATGTGGAAAGTGAAAAGCTGTTCCAGAAATTCAATGCCTCTCCAAACTGAACTGATACAGCTTGAACTGATTGAACTCCATGAAAGGGTCGATGGTGTTCATAAGGGTCAACTGCCTGCACTTGATGTTCCCGCAGCATTTCAGCAGAATACTGATCCCGGTCAGATGTCGGGACTTTTAAAAAACAGGTCCTCCAGGGTCTTTACACTGGCAGCTGCCGCTCTGGTGATGTCAGGACTGTTTCTGACCGTATTTATCAGCACCATGCAGTATGGACGTATGCTGAAGACTGTTCTCACTTTAAGTGAGAGTATTTCAGACAGTTCCGAATCCAGTACCATGAGTCTTTCACGCCTCAGTGATGAAGTGAGCAGGATTAACAGGGAAGTATTTGAATTGAAACAGGAGGTCTTTCAGGAAGAAGAGGCCTTTGTCTTTAATAAAAAGCAGACCAGCATGAATCTACGATGGCTGGCATCGCGCTTTCCCAGGTCAAGCAGTTCAAGAGCACATGCCTATCACTATCTGGCAGATCAGATCGACAGTGCTGTGAGTTATGGAGAGATGGTTTATCAACTTACCCGTCTGCCCGAGAATAACGATCAGGCAGAGACCCTCATGGCCACAGACAAGGATAATCCCATGTCCATGAAATATTTTACCCCTGTGTTTCCTGAGATAGGGCTTCCTGTAATATCAGAAAGTGAAGCAGGAGATAGTGCAGACTTTATGATTTCCAGCGGATATATAAACAGAAGACTCTCTCCTCTCGGATACGGAGGGGTCAAACCTCATTTCGCTGTGGACCTGATAAATCTGGATAATATAGTCAAAATATCTGAAGATAATGAAATTATCAGAGACCACAGCAGAGCCGGACATGTACAGGCTGTGTATGAGGGTACGGTTCAGTCAAAGGGCTACGACTGGGTATACGGCTGGAATATGGAGCTGAAGCATCCTCTCCTGCCTGAGGTAAAAAAAATGTATCCCGCTGCGCTTTTCTGGACATCATTTTATGCGCATATGGAATCTACAGACTCTATTGAGACTGGAGCCTATCTGAAAAAGGGTGAGACCTTCGCCTTTATCGGAAGCTCAGGAAAGTCTACAGGGCCGCATCTCCATTATGAGATCAGGATATATCATCCCGGCGGAAAGGATTCTAATTCCTTTGGAAGCTTTGACAGGATAAATCCTTATCTAAGTGAGTAGTCCTGTAATTTATATCAGGACTAATCAAAGTATCCAGAGGAACATCACAAGCTGCTAATCAAAGAGGGAGCTCTTCCTTCATTTTTTCAAAGACAAGAAACACAGCCGGACAAATCCTGGTATTTTCAAGCATCTGAGAACTGTATTTTTTAAATGAGATACAGTCGGTGTGGGGATAATCTCTGCAGGCTCCCGGACGGTCAGAATAGACCATACAGCAGTTGTCATTCAGAATGAAGGGGCAGGGCATTGAGCTGAATACATAATCTCCCTCCTCATCAGTTCTGAGATAGGTTTCGGTAAATTTTCCGGGTTTTATTTTCAGGTTTTTAGAGAGACGGCTGATATCCCTTTCACGAATCAGAGGACCGGTGCCGCGGCAGCAGTTGCTGCATAAGAGGCAGTCAATTTTTTCAAAGACCTCATCATGAAGGCGGCGCATAAGAGGATCAACCAGGCCTGATTTCTGTTTTTTAAGCTTTTTGAAATACTGGCGGTTCTCTTTGTGTTTTCGGGCTGCTCTGTTCAGCAGGACCCGGTATTCAGGGCAGGTATTATCAGTGATCTTTGCCATAAACTTCATGGGGATCAAACAGAGCTTCATCAGTTTCTGTGAAATTTTCATTTTCCCATATACGGTAGTAACAGCTTCTGTGACCCGTATGACACGCGGCTCCACCGATCTGTTCCACAAGAAAAATTACCGAATCATTGTCACAGTCAACTCTGACTTCCTTCAGAATCTGTACATTCCCCGAGGATTCTCCCTTTCTCCATAGTTTCTGACGGCTTCTTGAGAAGTAGACACCCCTGGATGTTCTGATTGATTCATCCCAGGCTTCCTTGTTTATATAGGCCTGCATTAATATTTCTTTGCTATCAAAATCCTGTGCAATGACAGGAATCAGTCCGCCGCTTTTTTCAAAATCAAGTGGGCAGTCGCTCATTTTTTTAATCCTTCGGATTCCTCGGGAATCCATCTGTTGTTCTGAAGTTTCAAACCATACTTTGTTTTCAGTATCTCCATCAATCCCCGGTGCAGCTTCCCGGCTGTTTCCCTGATTCCGCCGCTCTCATTATCAGATGGAAAGGCAGGATCATTCAGTTTGTATCCCGAGGTCATCATGTTTTCCAGAAGTATTTTAGCTGCCAGAAAGCGGTCATATTTATCAACCGCAAAAATAAGAGGATTCTCGATCATGGCAATAACTTCCCAGGTAACCTGTTCAGCCTGGGAGTATATCCCCGCATCTTTGTTCTGGTCACTGAAACGGAGGGGCAGGTCTCTTATGATTCTGTCAATATTTTCAAGCAGCCATTTCAGGTTGAATAGACCCGAACCGCAGTTAAAGAGGATTTTCTTACCCGACGCTTCGAGAGACTCTGCCTCATCGAATGATATCCCGACTCCCAGATCAACACAGTTCAGCCTTTCTTCACCATCAATAACCAGGATTCCACCCTTGATATCAACTGCTGTCTTATAGGATTCATCAAACCCGGCGGGCCTGTTTCTGATAGCCAGCAGTGCCAGCTCCACAGTATCCAGGGTGTAGCCAAGGTTGTCGATATTTCCGAGTGATATAAAACGTATGCCCTGATCATAGAGATTCTGCCATGTCTCCTTCAGGACACGGAAACATTGACCGTGGCCTCCGGGGATAGTAATAAAAGGTCTAAAGAGTTCCTTTTTCTTTCCCTGAGAACTGTGAGTGTAGGCTGTCACAAGGGGCTGAATGGATGTGTAGCCCAGCCAGGAAGAGAGGTCCATGGATTCAGCCAGAGGCTTCAGCCAGGGGCTTTCCATATAGTGGCTCAACGCATTCTGAACATCAGGGTCATTGGATACAGAGGTCATCTGAAAGAAGGGGATATTGGCAGCTTTTTTGCCGGTCAGTTCTGTATAGGATTTCATCATGAGCAGAAGAGCTCTCAATTTCAACTCCATATAAGAGGGGCCGGCTTCTCCGGAAGGTTGAAGAAATCCCGGGGTCACACCCTTGGGCTTCCCCTTTGAGTCTGATGCCAGCTTTTCAAATTCAGATTCGTAGAGTTGAAAAAGTTCTTCATTAAAACCTTTATTCTTCTTTCTATCACCGTAGGATGTGGCTGAGCCGCCGTTAAGGAAGCCGTATGAAAACATAGGAAGAAGTGCTGTTCCGATATTTTGAAGTTCATCCCGGCTTACATTTCCGGCTTCAGTCTGATTCAGATAGGATGCAGCTTCGGGATAGGCAGAACAGAATTTCTCTCTCTCCTCCAAGGTGATGCTGAAAGAAGATGAAGCTCTCATATCTATGATGGTTTCACCGTCAATATCGGGGACGCCCGAAGGGATAACGGCTGCCGTATTCCCCGCAACGCCGTTATTGAAGTCATCCAGTATGGAGAGGGAGAGTTTTAGATCCACACCTTTTTTCTCAAGTATCTCAATTTCTTCTTTGCTGAGCCTTTCAATATTATTCATGGACGCCTCCCGGAATCTTTTAGTGCGGAATGTTTATTTACTGTCCTGAACTTCCAGAACCTTTTTCAGACTGCTGTACCAGATTCCCGGCCCCGAGTAACGGGATCTTAAAGGCATCTGATCCTGAATTTCATCCAGTGATTCAGGAATACCGGGTGAGAGCAGCATAAGACGGGCACGGTCTTCGGCTGATGCAATCATCTTATAGGCAAGATGCACCTTGTCTCTATTTCGTCCGGTGGATGATTTATCTCTCCAGGCATTCTCAATCTCCCGGTCTTCTGCCTCTCTGGAAATTTCCAGAACAGCCCAGGGATCTATTTTACTATCAATAATATCCATTGCGTTCATATATTTCTCCTGAATTTCTATACCCTAAAATGCAAACAGTTCAAGTTGAACTGCGGTGGGTTTTACTTCCCGTACCTTGCGCTGAACCGGAGGCTGTTGTTTTTTACTACAGAGTTGAGCGATTGCAGCGAAGGGATCCTCCGGGAGATCTCTGCTTCCCGGAAAATCGGGATAGATATGAAGAACTCTTTCCGAAAGATCCGAAACAAGGCTGCTCATCAGCTGAACATATTCATTGCTCAATTCAAATTCCAGTTGTACTGTATCGGAAATATCCTTGAGAATGCTCAAAAAAGCTTTGACTGTCACCTTTGATGTATCCCGTTCATTCAGATAAGCAAGCAGGGAGTGGAGCCAGTAGACCAGAGATCTGTCGGGATCAAAAGAGAGTGAGGCCAGTGCCGAAAGACGATAGCCGTCCTGTTCTCCAAAAAGATATCTTGCCTTGGTTACGGCTTTATCTGAAAGGACATCAGATAGCTGCAGTCTGTCAAAGCACCAGAGAATAATTTTCTGAGCTGATTTCCTGTCTTCCTTGATAATATCTCTGATAAGAAGACCCGCGCTTTCCAGGAGGAGATCCTCCATTTCGACTGATTCCTGAATCAGCTCAAGAGAATCTTCTATCATTCTGCTGCTCTCTAATACAGATTCTTTCAGCTTTTCCAAATGTGCTTCCATCACTATGTCTGAGTCTTTATCCAGGAGTGCTTCAAAAAAGAATCTGAATGCTCCAGGAGCTGAATCTTCAGGAATCTTTTTTATGAGATTTTGACTCTTTTTATGATCACCGGCATAAAAGGAGTGAACAGCTTTAGTAAAACTGCACCAGGGATAGAGGAGAGACTCCTCTGGAACGCTGTCAATTTTATCAAGTGCAGCTTCATCAATCATACCGTTTGTAAGTGATTCAAAGGCGTCTGACAGAATCAGAGCCTCTTTCATAAGACTATTATCAGCAGGGATGAAATTGCAGGAGACAATCAATGCGGGTGAATATATTTTTTTATACAATTCATTGAATATATCTTTCTTATCCTGATGATCATCGGGCATCATACAGTACTGATTCAGTAATTTAACAAGATTCTTATCCATAGATTTTTTCTGGGACACGTCTTTCTCTCTTATAAAAAATTCCGGGTTTCACATTGCCGGGAACTAAAAAAAATAATGGTCTTGGATTAATCTGTCAAGGACATTCAGCTTTGATTATGGAGGAGCGCTTTGATACCGGATATCTCCGTATTGTTCAGAACAGAGACAATACGCATTTCACCACTCTCACTGGTCTGGACAACAGGCTGATCCTGAAGGGCATTCCTGTTTTTATCAAGAAGTATCTTGACCGTAGGATGGCGGAAGTCGGCTGCATTTGTTTCTGTGACAATTCCGGTATAGCCGTTTGCCAGAGTAACATAGCTGCCCAGAGGGTAGATGGAAAGCAGAGTCAGCAGAGCCTTCATCACATCCTCATCGTAATGAGAGCGCATTTCTCTCAGCATTCCTGTGAGGCTTGTATGTGCATCTCTTCCTGAACGGAAGGGGCGGTTGGATATTTGAGCATCGTAGGAACAGGCTACAGCAATGATTTTTCCAAACTGGGATATCCTGGCACTTGAGAGACCCTGGGGATATCCTGAGCCGTCATTGCGCTCATGATGCTCCAGGACACCAA
Above is a window of Oceanispirochaeta sp. M1 DNA encoding:
- a CDS encoding YkgJ family cysteine cluster protein, producing MKISQKLMKLCLIPMKFMAKITDNTCPEYRVLLNRAARKHKENRQYFKKLKKQKSGLVDPLMRRLHDEVFEKIDCLLCSNCCRGTGPLIRERDISRLSKNLKIKPGKFTETYLRTDEEGDYVFSSMPCPFILNDNCCMVYSDRPGACRDYPHTDCISFKKYSSQMLENTRICPAVFLVFEKMKEELPL
- a CDS encoding UTP--glucose-1-phosphate uridylyltransferase, yielding MNNIERLSKEEIEILEKKGVDLKLSLSILDDFNNGVAGNTAAVIPSGVPDIDGETIIDMRASSSFSITLEEREKFCSAYPEAASYLNQTEAGNVSRDELQNIGTALLPMFSYGFLNGGSATSYGDRKKNKGFNEELFQLYESEFEKLASDSKGKPKGVTPGFLQPSGEAGPSYMELKLRALLLMMKSYTELTGKKAANIPFFQMTSVSNDPDVQNALSHYMESPWLKPLAESMDLSSWLGYTSIQPLVTAYTHSSQGKKKELFRPFITIPGGHGQCFRVLKETWQNLYDQGIRFISLGNIDNLGYTLDTVELALLAIRNRPAGFDESYKTAVDIKGGILVIDGEERLNCVDLGVGISFDEAESLEASGKKILFNCGSGLFNLKWLLENIDRIIRDLPLRFSDQNKDAGIYSQAEQVTWEVIAMIENPLIFAVDKYDRFLAAKILLENMMTSGYKLNDPAFPSDNESGGIRETAGKLHRGLMEILKTKYGLKLQNNRWIPEESEGLKK
- the hisI gene encoding phosphoribosyl-AMP cyclohydrolase, which produces MSDCPLDFEKSGGLIPVIAQDFDSKEILMQAYINKEAWDESIRTSRGVYFSRSRQKLWRKGESSGNVQILKEVRVDCDNDSVIFLVEQIGGAACHTGHRSCYYRIWENENFTETDEALFDPHEVYGKDH
- a CDS encoding 3-deoxy-7-phosphoheptulonate synthase, with the protein product MEKLNDANISSIKPLVTPEILKEEFPVSDTLKDQIISYRKEVRDILEKRDERMLAIVGPCSIHDPEAALEYARKLVELKERYKDSLCIIMRVYFEKPRTALGWRGLILDPDLDGSYKLEKGLRQARKLLLEINSMGLPCGSEILDPIVPQYISDLISWAAIGARTTESQTHRELTSGLSMPVGFKNGTDGSMDVAINGIKSAQHPHSFIGIDRKGQTCVLSTAGNKTGHPILRGGKNGPNYYEEIIEDTEELLIKEGLQPALMIDCSHENSGKKYFRQERVINSIMDQRRRGRNSIVGFMLESNLHEGNQPIPEDKSQLAYGISITDACISFESTSELLYSAHKILNVQ
- a CDS encoding M23 family metallopeptidase yields the protein MKSEISNNKKNPVYNGGSSTVSILSKICQLGRLLLQDRDNCLIRLENQPLINGESSAYTLSLSFIDDMVFVLDEQIRSLKRQQLTHYHWVLHLDSAEDAMWKVKSCSRNSMPLQTELIQLELIELHERVDGVHKGQLPALDVPAAFQQNTDPGQMSGLLKNRSSRVFTLAAAALVMSGLFLTVFISTMQYGRMLKTVLTLSESISDSSESSTMSLSRLSDEVSRINREVFELKQEVFQEEEAFVFNKKQTSMNLRWLASRFPRSSSSRAHAYHYLADQIDSAVSYGEMVYQLTRLPENNDQAETLMATDKDNPMSMKYFTPVFPEIGLPVISESEAGDSADFMISSGYINRRLSPLGYGGVKPHFAVDLINLDNIVKISEDNEIIRDHSRAGHVQAVYEGTVQSKGYDWVYGWNMELKHPLLPEVKKMYPAALFWTSFYAHMESTDSIETGAYLKKGETFAFIGSSGKSTGPHLHYEIRIYHPGGKDSNSFGSFDRINPYLSE